One genomic segment of Thermodesulfobacterium sp. TA1 includes these proteins:
- the rplA gene encoding 50S ribosomal protein L1: protein MAKHGKKYREALAKVDRTKKYNFEEAVKLALETASAKFDETVEVAVKLGVDPRHADQMVRGSVVLPHGTGKTARVLVFAKGDKAKEALEAGADYVGDEDLIEKIQKENWLDFDKVIATPDMMPAVSKVGKILGPRGLMPSSKTGTVTFDVAKAVKDIKAGKVDFKVDRGAVVHVPVGKVSFGEKKLLENMAAFFEALLKAKPSAAKGQYIRSVAISTTMGPGIKVDPNEVRNLIQRYSGD from the coding sequence ATGGCTAAGCACGGAAAAAAGTATAGAGAGGCTTTAGCTAAGGTAGATAGGACAAAAAAATATAATTTTGAAGAGGCTGTTAAACTTGCCTTAGAGACAGCTTCTGCTAAATTTGATGAGACGGTAGAGGTAGCGGTAAAGTTAGGGGTTGACCCAAGGCATGCAGACCAGATGGTTAGGGGTTCTGTGGTTTTACCTCATGGAACTGGGAAAACTGCAAGAGTATTGGTTTTTGCTAAGGGGGATAAGGCTAAAGAGGCTTTAGAGGCTGGTGCTGACTATGTAGGTGATGAAGACTTGATAGAAAAAATACAGAAAGAAAATTGGCTTGATTTTGATAAGGTAATAGCTACACCGGATATGATGCCTGCTGTTAGTAAGGTAGGTAAGATTTTAGGTCCAAGGGGACTTATGCCAAGTTCTAAAACAGGAACCGTAACCTTTGATGTAGCTAAAGCCGTTAAGGATATAAAAGCAGGTAAGGTTGATTTTAAGGTTGATAGAGGAGCGGTAGTGCATGTTCCTGTAGGTAAGGTTTCTTTTGGTGAAAAAAAACTTTTAGAGAACATGGCTGCCTTTTTTGAGGCACTTTTAAAGGCTAAACCTTCTGCGGCTAAAGGGCAGTATATAAGAAGTGTTGCTATATCTACTACGATGGGTCCTGGTATTAAGGTTGACCCAAACGAAGTGAGGAATTTAATCCAGAGATACTCTGGAGATTAA
- the rplK gene encoding 50S ribosomal protein L11: MAKKVIAQIKLQLPAGQATPAPPVGPALGQHGVNIMEFVKAFNEKTRGQEGYIIPVVITVYADRSFTFELKTPPAAVLIKKAIGIETGAHAPGKEIVGKITRKQLEEIAKMKMQDLTAASLEAAIRTIEGTARSMGVQIVD, from the coding sequence ATGGCTAAAAAGGTGATAGCTCAGATAAAATTGCAACTTCCTGCGGGGCAAGCAACTCCTGCGCCTCCGGTTGGCCCAGCTTTGGGTCAACATGGTGTTAACATCATGGAGTTTGTAAAGGCTTTTAATGAGAAAACTCGTGGTCAGGAAGGCTATATTATTCCTGTAGTGATTACGGTTTATGCTGACCGTTCTTTTACTTTTGAGTTGAAGACTCCGCCTGCTGCAGTACTTATCAAAAAGGCTATAGGGATTGAGACAGGGGCTCATGCACCTGGAAAGGAGATAGTGGGTAAGATTACTAGAAAACAGTTAGAAGAGATAGCTAAGATGAAGATGCAGGACCTTACAGCTGCATCCTTAGAGGCTGCTATCAGGACTATAGAAGGTACAGCTAGAAGTATGGGAGTTCAAATCGTAGATTAA
- the nusG gene encoding transcription termination/antitermination protein NusG, which produces MSKVWYSVQVWSGWEEKVKALVEELLVRKGLTEKVERFFVPPPKEIEVNFSPEKQYSKLFYSGYFLMFGEIDDELKEELKRVEGVLDVIGGDRLYVFRTEEVEKLISQLVVEEIKPKPRYQFAQGDRVRITDGPFANFIGIVDEVKPDKGKVKVLVSIFGRETPVEIEFAYLQKI; this is translated from the coding sequence GTGAGTAAGGTTTGGTATTCGGTGCAGGTTTGGTCTGGTTGGGAGGAAAAGGTTAAAGCCTTGGTAGAGGAGCTTTTGGTTCGTAAGGGCTTAACCGAAAAGGTAGAGCGGTTTTTTGTTCCTCCGCCTAAGGAGATAGAGGTTAATTTTTCTCCTGAAAAGCAGTATTCTAAGCTTTTTTATTCTGGTTATTTTTTGATGTTCGGTGAGATTGATGATGAGTTGAAAGAAGAATTGAAGAGGGTTGAAGGGGTTTTAGATGTTATAGGTGGTGATAGACTTTATGTTTTTAGGACTGAGGAAGTAGAAAAGCTTATTTCTCAGTTGGTGGTAGAGGAGATAAAGCCTAAACCTCGTTATCAGTTTGCTCAGGGTGACCGAGTAAGGATTACAGATGGACCTTTTGCTAACTTTATAGGGATAGTAGATGAGGTTAAACCTGATAAAGGTAAAGTTAAAGTATTGGTAAGCATTTTTGGGAGAGAAACTCCTGTAGAGATAGAGTTTGCTTATTTACAGAAGATTTAA
- the secE gene encoding preprotein translocase subunit SecE — MAIKDTSLNKENFWDRVVRFLKEVKIEAKKITWAPKKQVLMSTLMVVVFSLFIGAYLGILDIIYNFVISILVR, encoded by the coding sequence ATGGCGATTAAAGACACGAGTTTAAACAAAGAAAATTTTTGGGATAGGGTGGTAAGATTTTTAAAAGAGGTTAAAATAGAAGCTAAAAAAATTACTTGGGCACCTAAAAAACAGGTTTTAATGAGTACGCTTATGGTAGTTGTTTTTAGTCTTTTTATAGGTGCATATTTGGGAATTTTGGATATAATATATAACTTTGTAATTTCTATTTTGGTGAGGTAA
- the rpmG gene encoding 50S ribosomal protein L33 — protein sequence MAKKGEVRVIIHLQCTECKRNNYTTTKNRRNTPDRLELKKYCPWDRKHTVHKEVKK from the coding sequence ATGGCTAAAAAGGGAGAGGTAAGGGTTATTATTCATTTACAGTGTACAGAATGTAAAAGAAATAACTATACTACTACTAAAAACAGAAGAAACACTCCTGACAGGTTAGAACTTAAAAAGTATTGTCCTTGGGATAGAAAACATACGGTTCATAAGGAAGTTAAAAAATAG
- the tuf gene encoding elongation factor Tu — MAKQKFERKKPHLNVGTIGHIDHGKTTLTSAITRVLSTKGYAQWIPFDSIDKAPEEKARGITIQLAHVEYESDKRHYAHIDCPGHADYIKNMITGAAQMDGSILVVAATDGPMPQTREHVLLARQVNVPAIVVFMNKVDMVDDAELLDLVELEVRELLSKYGFPGDEVPVVRGSALKALECGCGKEECEWCGRIWELIKAMDDYIPEPVRDVEKPFLMPVEDVFSISGRGTVVTGKVERGVLKPGEEIEIVGLRPTVKTVATSIEMFRKILDEALPGDNVGVLLRGIGKDEVERGQVLAKPGSIKPHTKFKAEVYVLKKEEGGRHTPFFNGYRPQFYFRTTDVTGVVKLPEGVEMVIPGDNVELEVELIKPVALEEGLRFAIREGGRTVGAGVVTKIIE; from the coding sequence ATGGCTAAGCAGAAGTTTGAGAGGAAGAAGCCTCATTTAAACGTGGGTACGATTGGGCATATAGACCATGGGAAGACTACGTTGACCAGTGCTATAACCAGGGTTTTGTCTACGAAGGGTTATGCGCAGTGGATACCGTTTGATAGCATAGACAAGGCTCCTGAGGAGAAGGCGAGAGGTATTACGATTCAGCTTGCGCATGTTGAGTATGAGAGTGACAAGAGGCATTATGCGCATATAGATTGTCCTGGGCATGCTGACTATATTAAGAACATGATAACTGGGGCAGCGCAGATGGATGGATCTATTTTGGTGGTTGCGGCAACGGATGGACCTATGCCTCAGACGAGGGAGCATGTGTTGCTTGCGAGGCAGGTTAACGTTCCTGCGATAGTGGTGTTTATGAACAAGGTTGACATGGTAGATGATGCGGAGTTATTGGATTTGGTGGAGTTAGAGGTTAGGGAGTTACTTAGCAAGTATGGATTTCCTGGGGATGAGGTACCTGTGGTGAGGGGGAGTGCGTTGAAGGCGCTTGAGTGTGGATGTGGTAAGGAGGAGTGTGAGTGGTGTGGTAGGATATGGGAGTTGATAAAGGCGATGGATGATTATATACCTGAGCCTGTGAGGGATGTGGAGAAGCCGTTTTTGATGCCTGTAGAGGATGTGTTTAGTATATCTGGTAGGGGTACGGTTGTTACAGGCAAGGTAGAGAGGGGGGTGCTTAAGCCTGGGGAGGAGATAGAGATAGTGGGGCTTAGGCCTACGGTGAAGACGGTGGCGACTAGTATTGAGATGTTTAGGAAGATATTGGATGAGGCGTTACCTGGGGACAATGTAGGTGTATTGTTGAGGGGGATAGGCAAGGATGAGGTAGAGAGGGGTCAGGTATTGGCGAAGCCTGGGAGTATAAAGCCTCATACGAAGTTTAAGGCAGAGGTATATGTTTTGAAGAAGGAGGAGGGTGGTAGGCATACGCCGTTTTTTAACGGGTATAGGCCTCAGTTTTATTTTAGGACGACTGATGTGACTGGGGTGGTGAAGTTACCTGAGGGTGTGGAGATGGTGATACCTGGAGACAATGTGGAGTTAGAGGTTGAGTTGATCAAGCCTGTGGCGTTGGAAGAGGGGTTGAGGTTTGCGATTAGAGAAGGTGGAAGGACTGTTGGTGCTGGTGTAGTAACTAAAATAATAGAATAA